A stretch of the Acidimicrobiia bacterium genome encodes the following:
- a CDS encoding nitrilase-related carbon-nitrogen hydrolase produces the protein MANVVRAAIVQTEWTGDKDSMIKKNADYARQAANDGAKVMCFQELFYAPYFCQVQENEHFDYAEPIPDGPTTKLMQDLAKETEMAIVVPIFEKEDDGFYYNTAAVIDSDGTYLGKYRKTHIPHVNGFWEKFYFRPGNTGYAAFDTRNAGRIGVYICYDRHFPEGWRAIGLKGAKIVFNPSATSRGLSMYLWNLEQPAAAVANEYFIGAINRVGKEPFGDNDYYGSSYFVGPRGQLVGSAASDTDEELVVRDLDLDEIDQVRKTWAFYRDRRPDAYGDLVAP, from the coding sequence ATGGCCAACGTGGTGCGTGCCGCCATCGTCCAGACGGAGTGGACGGGCGACAAGGACTCCATGATCAAGAAGAACGCCGACTACGCCCGCCAGGCGGCCAACGACGGCGCCAAGGTGATGTGCTTCCAGGAGCTGTTCTACGCCCCGTACTTCTGCCAGGTGCAGGAGAACGAGCACTTCGACTACGCCGAGCCGATTCCGGACGGCCCGACGACGAAGCTGATGCAGGACCTCGCCAAAGAGACGGAGATGGCGATCGTCGTCCCGATCTTCGAGAAGGAGGACGACGGCTTCTACTACAACACCGCCGCCGTGATCGACTCAGACGGCACGTACCTCGGGAAGTACCGCAAGACGCACATCCCGCACGTCAACGGCTTCTGGGAGAAGTTCTACTTCCGTCCCGGCAACACAGGGTATGCCGCCTTCGACACCCGTAACGCAGGGCGCATCGGGGTGTACATCTGCTACGACCGCCACTTCCCCGAGGGCTGGAGGGCGATCGGGCTCAAGGGCGCCAAGATCGTGTTCAACCCGTCGGCGACGAGCCGCGGCCTGTCGATGTACCTGTGGAACCTCGAGCAACCTGCTGCGGCGGTCGCCAACGAGTACTTCATCGGTGCGATCAACAGAGTCGGCAAGGAGCCGTTCGGCGACAACGACTACTACGGGTCGTCCTACTTCGTCGGCCCGCGCGGCCAGCTCGTCGGATCGGCGGCGTCCGACACGGACGAGGAGCTCGTCGTGCGCGACCTCGACCTCGACGAGATCGACCAGGTCCGCAAGACCTGGGCGTTCTACCGCGACCGTAGGCCCGACGCGTACGGCGACCTGGTGGCCCCATAG
- a CDS encoding aspartate aminotransferase family protein, translating to MGRHAELLARHRRVLPSWLALYYDEPISLVDGEGRRVVDAEGNEYLDFFGGILTTMTGYRLPEVVSAIKAQADKMLHTSTLYLIESQVELAERLADLSGIADAKVFFTNSGTEANDAALLLATQFRTSNQVLAMRNSYHGRSHSTIAITGNESWSATSLSPFQVTYVHSGYRYRSPFADLPDAEYIAACCDDLRDLLRIATAGDVACLIAEPIQGVGGFATPPDGFYGGIKEVLDDHGILFISDEVQTGWGRTGEHFWGYEAHGIVPDMITFAKGLGNGLAIGGVIARGDIMDVVKANSISTFGGNPLATAGALANLDYLLEHDLQANAFKVGQQLRASLDDLAEQLPNIGDVRGKGLMIGVEFVRPGSKDPDSGVTTRVMEEARTGGLLIGKGGLFGNVLRIAPPLSVTSEEAAEGYDILSAAVHRAIAD from the coding sequence ATGGGCAGGCACGCCGAGCTCCTGGCGCGCCACCGCCGGGTTCTTCCGTCGTGGCTGGCGCTGTACTACGACGAGCCGATCTCGCTCGTCGACGGTGAGGGCAGGCGGGTCGTCGACGCCGAGGGAAACGAGTACCTCGACTTCTTCGGGGGAATCCTGACGACGATGACCGGTTACCGGCTGCCGGAGGTCGTGTCGGCCATCAAGGCCCAGGCGGACAAGATGCTCCACACCTCGACGCTGTACCTCATCGAATCACAGGTCGAGTTGGCCGAGAGGCTGGCAGACCTATCGGGCATCGCCGACGCCAAGGTGTTCTTCACGAACTCCGGAACTGAGGCGAACGACGCCGCCCTGCTCCTCGCCACCCAGTTCAGGACGTCCAACCAGGTCCTGGCGATGCGCAACAGCTACCACGGTCGCTCGCACTCGACGATCGCGATCACGGGCAACGAGTCGTGGTCTGCGACGTCGCTGAGCCCCTTCCAGGTGACCTACGTGCACAGCGGGTACCGCTACCGGAGTCCGTTCGCCGACCTGCCGGACGCCGAGTACATCGCCGCTTGCTGCGACGACCTACGCGACCTGCTCCGGATCGCCACGGCCGGCGACGTCGCCTGCCTCATCGCCGAGCCGATCCAGGGGGTCGGCGGCTTTGCGACGCCTCCCGACGGCTTCTACGGAGGGATCAAGGAGGTGCTCGACGATCATGGGATCCTTTTCATCTCCGACGAGGTCCAGACCGGTTGGGGAAGGACGGGAGAGCACTTCTGGGGGTACGAGGCCCACGGGATCGTCCCCGACATGATCACCTTCGCCAAAGGCCTCGGAAACGGACTCGCCATCGGAGGAGTGATCGCCCGGGGCGACATCATGGACGTGGTGAAAGCCAACTCGATCTCGACGTTCGGCGGAAATCCCCTGGCGACCGCAGGCGCCCTCGCCAACCTGGATTATCTGCTCGAGCACGACCTGCAGGCGAACGCCTTCAAGGTGGGTCAGCAGCTCAGGGCGAGCCTCGACGATCTCGCAGAGCAGCTTCCCAACATCGGGGACGTCCGCGGCAAAGGGCTCATGATCGGGGTCGAGTTCGTCAGACCCGGCAGCAAGGACCCCGACTCGGGAGTGACCACCAGGGTGATGGAGGAAGCCAGGACGGGCGGGCTGCTCATCGGCAAGGGGGGCCTCTTCGGCAACGTTCTGCGGATCGCCCCACCCCTGTCGGTCACCTCGGAGGAGGCCGCCGAGGGCTACGACATCCTGAGCGCGGCGGTGCACCGCGCCATCGCCGACTGA
- the hydA gene encoding dihydropyrimidinase produces the protein MARTLIEGGTIVSADDTQTADVLVEGETITAIASPGSHDWGQTVDRVIDASGKYVIPGAIDVHTHFELPFGGTFVSDNFETGTRAAAHGGTTSIVDFAVQVKGERVMDGFANWMAKAEGNCAIDYGFHMIVGDVNEATLKEMDTIVGEGVTSFKLFMAYPGVLYSDDGQIFRAMQQASESGSTIMMHAENGIAIDVLREQAVARGHTDPKYHTTTRPPTTESEAVHRAIVLAELAGCPLYVVHMSAKEAVAELTKARDRGVNAFGETCPHYMVLSWEDHVSAPGFEGAKYVCSTPIRPKSEGHQDYLWNALARNDLQIVSTDHAGFFYDDDEALGRQKRLGEGNFTLIPNGLPGVEERLNVMYQAGVAEGRLSLNRWVEVCSTNPAKMFGLFPKKGAIAVGSDADIVVYDPSASFTYSPETIHMNVDYTAYDGMEISGNVATVLSRGKVIVEDATYVGSRGDGRYMKRGPSQLLI, from the coding sequence ATGGCGAGAACACTCATCGAGGGCGGCACGATCGTCTCGGCGGACGACACCCAGACCGCAGACGTGCTCGTCGAGGGAGAGACCATCACCGCCATCGCATCGCCCGGCAGCCACGACTGGGGACAGACCGTCGACAGGGTGATCGACGCCTCGGGCAAATACGTCATCCCCGGCGCCATCGACGTGCACACCCACTTCGAGCTGCCGTTCGGAGGCACCTTCGTCTCGGACAACTTCGAGACCGGGACGCGGGCGGCGGCGCACGGCGGTACCACCTCGATCGTCGACTTCGCCGTCCAGGTGAAGGGCGAGCGCGTCATGGACGGGTTCGCCAACTGGATGGCCAAGGCCGAAGGCAACTGTGCCATCGATTACGGCTTCCACATGATCGTGGGCGACGTCAACGAGGCCACCCTCAAGGAGATGGACACCATCGTCGGCGAGGGCGTGACGAGCTTCAAGCTCTTCATGGCGTACCCGGGGGTCCTCTACTCCGACGACGGCCAGATCTTCCGAGCAATGCAGCAGGCGTCGGAGTCCGGCTCGACGATCATGATGCACGCCGAGAACGGCATCGCCATCGACGTGCTGAGGGAACAGGCCGTCGCCAGGGGGCACACCGATCCGAAGTACCACACCACCACCCGGCCGCCCACGACGGAGTCGGAAGCGGTGCACAGGGCGATCGTGCTCGCAGAGTTGGCGGGCTGCCCGCTGTACGTCGTGCACATGTCGGCCAAGGAAGCGGTCGCCGAGCTCACGAAGGCACGCGATCGGGGTGTCAACGCCTTCGGAGAGACATGCCCGCACTACATGGTGCTGTCGTGGGAAGACCACGTGAGCGCCCCGGGATTCGAGGGGGCGAAGTACGTCTGCTCGACACCCATCCGGCCCAAGTCGGAGGGCCACCAGGACTACCTTTGGAACGCCCTGGCTCGCAACGACCTTCAGATCGTCTCGACCGACCACGCCGGGTTCTTCTACGACGACGACGAGGCACTCGGCAGGCAGAAGCGGCTCGGTGAAGGCAACTTCACCCTCATTCCCAACGGGCTCCCCGGCGTCGAGGAGCGTCTCAACGTGATGTACCAGGCGGGCGTCGCCGAGGGCAGGCTGTCCCTCAATCGCTGGGTCGAGGTCTGCTCGACGAATCCGGCGAAGATGTTCGGCCTCTTCCCGAAGAAGGGGGCGATAGCCGTCGGCTCCGACGCCGACATCGTCGTGTACGACCCGAGCGCATCCTTCACGTATTCGCCCGAGACGATCCACATGAACGTCGACTACACGGCGTACGACGGCATGGAGATCAGCGGCAACGTCGCCACCGTGCTCTCCCGAGGCAAGGTGATCGTGGAGGACGCGACCTACGTCGGCAGCAGGGGCGACGGCCGGTACATGAAGCGCGGCCCGAGCCAGCTGCTCATCTGA
- a CDS encoding TIGR03842 family LLM class F420-dependent oxidoreductase, translating into MELGVVLQTDPPASRVVELARLAESLGFTHGWTFDSHVLWQEPYVIFSQMLAATERMIVGPMVTNPGTRDWTVTASLFATLNDMFGARTICGMGRGDSALRYIGRTPTTLETMVEAMAVIKGLVAGDEVDYRGKALQIPWIDEGWDLPMWVAGYGPKALATIGAHADGFILQLADPQILEWTAGAVKQAAADAGRNPADVKIAVVAPAYVGDDLPHQRDQLRWFGGMVGNHVADLVNRYGDDSAQVPQALSDYIKARESYDYAHHGRSGNPTTDFVPDEIVDRFCILGPVEAHIEKLRELESLGVDHFSIYLMHDQQEETLRAYGELVVPAMRG; encoded by the coding sequence ATGGAACTCGGCGTCGTCTTGCAGACTGATCCACCCGCAAGCCGGGTCGTCGAGCTCGCTCGGCTCGCAGAGAGCCTCGGGTTCACACACGGATGGACGTTCGACTCCCACGTCCTCTGGCAGGAGCCATACGTCATCTTCTCGCAGATGCTGGCTGCCACGGAGCGGATGATCGTCGGGCCCATGGTGACGAACCCCGGGACCCGCGACTGGACGGTGACGGCCTCCCTCTTCGCCACCCTCAACGACATGTTCGGCGCCCGGACGATCTGCGGTATGGGGCGGGGAGACTCTGCGTTGCGGTACATCGGCCGCACGCCGACGACCCTCGAGACCATGGTCGAGGCGATGGCCGTCATCAAGGGTCTCGTGGCGGGCGACGAGGTCGACTACCGGGGGAAGGCGCTGCAGATCCCGTGGATAGACGAAGGGTGGGACCTGCCCATGTGGGTGGCCGGGTACGGCCCGAAAGCACTGGCCACCATCGGCGCCCACGCCGACGGGTTCATCCTCCAGCTCGCCGATCCACAGATCCTCGAGTGGACCGCAGGCGCAGTGAAGCAGGCGGCAGCCGACGCCGGCCGGAACCCGGCAGACGTGAAGATCGCCGTCGTGGCGCCTGCGTATGTCGGCGACGACCTCCCGCACCAACGTGACCAGCTTCGCTGGTTCGGGGGGATGGTCGGCAACCACGTCGCCGACCTGGTGAACAGGTACGGCGACGACTCCGCCCAGGTTCCCCAGGCGCTGAGCGACTACATCAAGGCCAGGGAGAGCTACGACTACGCCCACCACGGCCGGTCGGGCAACCCGACGACCGATTTCGTGCCGGACGAGATCGTCGATCGCTTCTGCATCCTGGGACCCGTCGAGGCCCACATCGAGAAGCTCCGGGAGCTCGAGTCTCTCGGCGTCGATCACTTCTCGATATACCTCATGCACGACCAGCAGGAGGAGACGCTGCGGGCATATGGCGAGCTCGTCGTGCCGGCGATGCGGGGCTGA
- a CDS encoding adenylate/guanylate cyclase domain-containing protein yields the protein MTALTRETSKMLVALNADVVGYSRLMADDLEVTTSVMGEYHRLVEREVEASEGSLVAFVGDNFMAVFDDVTAAMRAAIAISSEVEARNADVPHHRRVRFRMGIDRGEVAISEDGQYFGEALNIAARIQAIAQPGGLSISGEVYKALDEPELRFKAAGPRSFKNIPGTVPVYEFLDLPVEGHTKPRHPTLDSPTVAVLPIHTEKVDDELRSIADLLMAGVVHRLASIPRLGVVDATGSTGEENGATVQYMLESGIHQFRDNIRVYSKLVDVATINVVFSHRWDATLDDVIGLSDRMPDDIARSLEVELIVGEPARIYAELADPASQEHIYKGWFELTAGTAEGWRRAIEHFGEVVEMHPDVTTGYALLAFAHWVGASDRFADDQRASFRKATEYARRGIETGDPTGLSQMVEAASLLSEGQIEEALERLEGVEITRPTCDVTYALEGSVRRYLGQWQRSLELIDRAMRLTQVTNPWYPTVQACALYIGDRFEDAASTAEAVLDHQPNNLEALLVLAAAQNHMGLDRRAAATAASIRDRYPAVDIGQWLGSNPYQDPTVVERWRQDLRALGLVG from the coding sequence ATGACGGCGTTGACCCGTGAGACCTCGAAGATGCTCGTGGCGCTCAACGCCGACGTGGTCGGCTACTCGCGGCTGATGGCGGACGACCTCGAGGTGACGACGTCGGTGATGGGGGAGTATCACCGCTTGGTGGAGCGGGAGGTCGAGGCGAGCGAAGGATCGCTCGTGGCGTTCGTGGGCGACAACTTCATGGCGGTCTTCGACGACGTCACCGCGGCGATGCGAGCCGCCATCGCAATCAGCTCCGAGGTCGAGGCGCGCAATGCAGACGTGCCTCATCACCGCCGGGTCCGGTTCAGGATGGGTATAGACCGGGGCGAGGTGGCGATATCCGAGGACGGTCAGTACTTCGGCGAGGCGCTGAACATCGCCGCCCGGATCCAGGCGATCGCCCAGCCCGGCGGACTGAGCATCTCGGGCGAGGTCTACAAGGCGCTCGACGAACCCGAGCTGCGGTTCAAGGCGGCAGGCCCGCGCAGCTTCAAGAACATCCCGGGCACGGTTCCCGTGTACGAGTTCCTCGACCTCCCCGTCGAGGGCCACACGAAGCCTCGCCACCCGACACTCGACTCACCCACCGTGGCCGTGCTCCCGATCCACACCGAGAAGGTCGACGACGAGCTTCGCTCCATCGCAGACCTGCTGATGGCGGGCGTCGTCCATCGCCTCGCCTCGATCCCGCGCCTCGGCGTCGTTGACGCAACCGGGTCGACGGGCGAGGAGAACGGAGCCACCGTGCAGTACATGCTCGAGTCGGGCATCCACCAGTTCCGCGACAACATACGCGTGTACTCCAAGCTCGTCGACGTGGCGACGATCAACGTCGTCTTCTCTCATCGTTGGGACGCGACGCTCGACGACGTCATCGGGCTCTCGGATCGGATGCCGGACGACATCGCCCGGTCTCTCGAGGTCGAGTTGATCGTGGGCGAGCCTGCCAGGATCTATGCCGAGCTCGCCGACCCCGCCTCTCAAGAGCACATCTACAAGGGCTGGTTCGAGCTCACGGCTGGAACCGCCGAAGGCTGGCGGCGCGCCATCGAGCACTTCGGCGAGGTCGTCGAGATGCACCCGGACGTCACGACGGGCTACGCGCTGCTTGCGTTCGCTCACTGGGTCGGCGCCTCCGATCGGTTCGCAGACGATCAGCGGGCCAGTTTCCGGAAGGCGACCGAGTACGCCCGTCGCGGCATCGAGACGGGTGACCCGACGGGGCTGAGCCAGATGGTCGAGGCCGCCAGCCTGCTCTCGGAGGGCCAGATCGAGGAGGCCCTCGAGCGTCTCGAAGGCGTCGAGATCACTCGTCCGACCTGCGACGTCACGTACGCGCTCGAGGGCAGCGTGCGACGGTACCTCGGACAGTGGCAGAGGTCGCTCGAGTTGATCGATCGGGCGATGCGGCTGACGCAGGTCACGAACCCGTGGTATCCCACCGTGCAGGCGTGCGCGCTGTACATCGGTGACCGTTTCGAGGACGCCGCCTCGACCGCCGAGGCCGTGCTGGATCACCAACCGAACAACCTCGAGGCGCTGCTGGTGCTGGCGGCCGCCCAGAACCACATGGGGCTCGACCGGCGGGCGGCGGCAACGGCCGCATCGATCCGGGACCGGTACCCTGCTGTCGACATCGGGCAATGGCTGGGCTCGAATCCCTATCAAGATCCCACCGTGGTGGAACGATGGCGCCAGGACCTGAGAGCGCTCGGCCTCGTCGGATAG
- a CDS encoding NAD-binding protein has product MRAIVVGAGGTARELLRRLSGIWDLVLVDTDENQIELARAIRDVEVVVGDGSSALVLRKAGLDNADALVAATQDDDINLEAVRIAQESGLLRVVAVAADPERAAEYRELGAEVFSPDSITARQVEVLLEPRRVASTTFAQGKAEAIEFRVSPDSPVAGKRLRELHSETWVVAAVLRDQRLIIPKGGTTLRAGDHVTVVGAAADFATIVKTFTEGESRFPLNFGRKVAVVLDSHADLDGCVAEAISIVRNTSAEALAVVYRDLASEPDVAKVDEIEELLAKLETRSDGVAIELRPAAGSLVDAMVELAGQESVGMIVADAPEGGEWLGRRRVVKTLARYRKAALPILLARGRHPYSSIVVPARRTVAGESAGRAAIDLARTSGATLTGVSVVPPAFVGGGDAIEDARRSAAWLREEAAVQGVPVRRRVRRGNPIRVIEELAASASLIVLTLPDDPTTILFPGIVGHLVRRVRSSVLLVPRS; this is encoded by the coding sequence ATGCGCGCCATCGTCGTCGGTGCCGGCGGGACCGCACGGGAGCTGCTGCGCCGACTCAGTGGAATATGGGATCTGGTCCTCGTCGATACCGACGAGAACCAGATCGAGCTGGCGAGGGCGATTCGCGACGTCGAGGTGGTCGTTGGGGACGGCTCGAGCGCGCTCGTGCTGCGCAAGGCAGGTCTCGACAACGCCGACGCCCTCGTGGCGGCGACGCAGGACGACGACATCAACCTCGAGGCCGTGAGGATCGCCCAGGAGTCGGGCCTCCTCCGGGTGGTCGCGGTAGCCGCCGATCCGGAGAGGGCGGCCGAGTACCGGGAGCTCGGGGCGGAGGTGTTCTCGCCGGACTCGATCACGGCGCGCCAGGTGGAGGTGCTCCTCGAGCCTCGGCGGGTCGCCTCTACGACGTTCGCGCAGGGTAAGGCCGAGGCCATCGAGTTTCGGGTGTCTCCGGATTCGCCCGTCGCCGGGAAGCGCCTGCGCGAGCTTCACTCGGAAACCTGGGTCGTCGCCGCGGTGCTGCGCGACCAGCGGCTCATCATCCCCAAGGGTGGAACGACCCTGCGTGCCGGGGATCACGTCACGGTCGTCGGGGCGGCTGCCGATTTCGCGACGATCGTCAAGACATTCACCGAGGGGGAGTCGCGATTCCCGCTCAACTTCGGCCGCAAGGTCGCCGTCGTGCTCGACAGCCACGCCGACCTGGACGGCTGCGTTGCGGAGGCCATCAGCATCGTCCGCAACACGTCTGCCGAGGCGCTGGCGGTCGTCTACCGCGACCTCGCCAGCGAGCCGGACGTCGCCAAGGTCGACGAGATCGAGGAGCTCCTCGCCAAGCTGGAAACCCGTTCCGATGGCGTCGCCATCGAGCTGCGGCCGGCGGCCGGGTCACTCGTCGACGCCATGGTCGAGCTGGCGGGTCAGGAGTCGGTGGGGATGATCGTCGCCGATGCACCCGAAGGCGGCGAGTGGCTCGGGCGCCGCCGCGTCGTCAAGACGCTGGCCAGATATCGCAAGGCGGCACTGCCGATCCTCTTGGCGAGAGGCCGCCACCCGTACTCGAGCATCGTCGTTCCGGCCCGTCGCACTGTGGCGGGGGAATCCGCAGGACGGGCTGCGATCGACCTGGCGCGCACCTCGGGCGCGACGCTCACGGGCGTGTCGGTGGTTCCCCCGGCCTTCGTCGGGGGAGGAGACGCCATCGAGGATGCCAGACGATCGGCGGCTTGGCTTCGCGAGGAGGCGGCCGTCCAGGGGGTCCCGGTGCGCCGCAGGGTGCGCCGCGGCAACCCGATACGCGTCATCGAGGAGCTGGCCGCCTCGGCGAGCCTCATCGTGCTCACCCTGCCGGACGATCCGACGACCATCCTGTTCCCGGGGATCGTCGGCCACCTGGTGCGGCGGGTGCGGAGCTCCGTGCTGCTCGTCCCCCGCTCGTGA
- a CDS encoding cation:proton antiporter codes for MQLVAVAAESGEILPGAGGFVLIGLGAFTLPLIARRLGLPAIVLEIVYGLLLGPEVLDLIERTSADAAFIEVLAELGLLLLMFLAGFEVDFERLERQGRGPIVFGLTIFVLIVGFAWVGFGFLDLETIEERIFVTLLTSAASVGLIIPALRTTNRATTRLGQYTLVTAVLAEFLSALGIVVFGVVHESGFGVRLLSVPALFVIMGVLLVTVRRAAWWYPERFERLFAAHDPDELGIRASLALLFVFVGLSLALDIEAILGAFLAGALFAFVFRDTGELEARLGAFAFGFFIPVFFINVGLRFPLSNLSDREVLGTAVALIVVAIVAKVLPALLLVARGLTLRESAAAGVLLAGQLSVIIALAEFGVELGVIDEGLEAGAILLVGVTAILSPIVFKLLAPALASESATFQDVRDLDA; via the coding sequence ATGCAACTGGTCGCGGTGGCGGCCGAGTCCGGTGAGATCCTGCCCGGAGCCGGGGGGTTCGTCCTCATCGGCCTCGGGGCGTTCACACTGCCGCTCATCGCCAGGCGGCTCGGGCTGCCGGCCATCGTTCTCGAGATCGTGTACGGGCTTCTGCTGGGCCCCGAGGTGCTCGATCTCATCGAGCGAACGTCGGCGGACGCCGCCTTCATCGAGGTCCTCGCCGAGCTCGGGCTGCTGCTCCTGATGTTCCTGGCGGGATTCGAGGTCGACTTCGAGCGTCTCGAGCGGCAGGGGAGGGGGCCGATCGTCTTCGGCTTGACGATCTTCGTCCTCATCGTCGGATTCGCCTGGGTCGGCTTCGGCTTCCTCGACCTGGAGACCATCGAGGAGCGCATCTTCGTCACCTTGCTCACCTCGGCCGCATCCGTCGGGCTCATCATCCCTGCGTTGCGGACGACGAACCGGGCGACCACAAGGCTCGGCCAATACACCCTGGTCACCGCAGTGCTCGCCGAGTTCTTGTCGGCTCTCGGGATCGTCGTGTTCGGGGTCGTCCACGAGTCCGGGTTCGGGGTGCGCCTCCTCAGCGTTCCGGCCCTCTTCGTCATCATGGGCGTGCTGCTCGTCACCGTGCGGCGGGCCGCCTGGTGGTACCCGGAGCGGTTCGAGCGCCTCTTCGCCGCCCATGACCCCGACGAGCTCGGCATCCGCGCCAGCCTGGCCCTGCTGTTCGTGTTCGTCGGCCTCTCGCTCGCTCTCGACATCGAGGCGATCCTGGGCGCCTTTCTGGCGGGGGCCTTGTTCGCCTTCGTCTTCCGCGACACCGGGGAGCTGGAGGCAAGGCTCGGCGCCTTCGCTTTCGGCTTCTTCATCCCCGTGTTCTTCATCAACGTGGGGCTCCGCTTCCCGCTCTCGAACCTCTCCGATCGGGAGGTGCTCGGGACGGCGGTGGCTTTGATCGTCGTCGCCATCGTCGCCAAGGTGCTGCCGGCACTGCTCCTCGTGGCGAGAGGCCTCACCCTGCGTGAATCGGCGGCAGCAGGCGTTCTGCTGGCCGGCCAGCTCAGCGTGATCATCGCGCTCGCCGAGTTCGGGGTGGAGCTGGGCGTCATCGACGAGGGCCTCGAGGCAGGCGCCATCCTCCTCGTCGGCGTGACCGCCATCCTGTCGCCCATCGTCTTCAAGCTGCTCGCCCCAGCCTTGGCGTCCGAGTCGGCGACGTTCCAGGACGTCCGTGACCTCGACGCTTGA
- a CDS encoding flagellar biosynthesis anti-sigma factor FlgM produces MDSSYESSSADDSVTDMEPANVVRIDQIRTAIARGDYRVPALAIADAILAFHLVRPSVPPRPA; encoded by the coding sequence ATGGATTCAAGCTACGAGTCGTCTTCTGCCGATGACTCAGTAACCGACATGGAGCCCGCCAACGTGGTGCGCATCGATCAGATCAGGACGGCGATCGCACGCGGCGATTACAGGGTCCCGGCGCTGGCCATCGCCGACGCCATCCTGGCGTTCCACCTCGTGCGGCCGTCGGTGCCTCCCCGACCGGCCTGA
- a CDS encoding small multi-drug export protein gives MRDAVLEWIEALPLPDPLIVIVVAMTPIFELRGAIPVARGLLDMGAVEAYLWAVLGNSIPVPIILWLFSPFVEWTERRWAWLHRILTRLQAYSHRKHAARVERLRDLALVTFVAIPLPVTGAWSGCLAAVVFAVPKRRAMLLIILGVLIAGLVVTLFLEALGLALS, from the coding sequence ATGCGTGACGCCGTCCTCGAGTGGATCGAGGCGTTGCCGCTGCCCGATCCACTCATCGTGATCGTCGTCGCCATGACGCCGATTTTCGAGCTGCGGGGCGCCATCCCGGTCGCTCGCGGCCTCTTGGACATGGGAGCCGTCGAGGCGTACCTGTGGGCCGTGCTCGGCAACTCGATCCCCGTCCCGATCATCCTGTGGCTGTTTTCCCCATTCGTCGAGTGGACCGAGCGCAGGTGGGCGTGGCTGCACCGGATCCTGACCAGGCTGCAGGCCTACTCGCACCGCAAGCACGCTGCCAGGGTCGAGCGCCTTCGAGACCTGGCCCTCGTGACCTTCGTGGCGATCCCGCTGCCCGTCACCGGTGCTTGGAGCGGCTGCCTCGCCGCAGTCGTCTTCGCAGTCCCGAAGCGGAGAGCGATGCTGCTCATCATCCTCGGTGTGCTCATCGCAGGCCTCGTGGTGACCCTCTTCCTCGAAGCCCTCGGCTTGGCGTTGTCCTGA
- the dtd gene encoding D-aminoacyl-tRNA deacylase yields the protein MRAVVQRVSRAEVAVGGDVVGEIGTGLLVLVGVAAPDTDADARAVAAKIGGMRIFSDEEGKMNRSLGEVAGGVLLVSQFTLLADTGRGRRPSFTGAAAPAVAEVLVRLVADELRRAGIPVATGSFGANMQVTLVNDGPVTIIVEAAGGRVL from the coding sequence ATGCGGGCGGTCGTGCAGCGCGTCTCACGCGCCGAGGTGGCCGTGGGAGGCGACGTCGTCGGCGAGATCGGCACCGGGCTCCTCGTGCTCGTCGGTGTCGCCGCCCCGGACACAGATGCCGACGCCCGGGCCGTCGCCGCCAAGATCGGCGGGATGAGGATCTTCTCCGACGAGGAGGGCAAGATGAACCGCTCTCTCGGCGAGGTTGCCGGGGGCGTGCTGCTCGTCAGCCAGTTCACCCTGCTGGCGGACACCGGGCGAGGGAGGAGGCCATCGTTCACGGGCGCCGCCGCTCCGGCCGTCGCCGAGGTGCTGGTGCGACTGGTCGCCGACGAGCTGAGGCGTGCCGGGATCCCAGTTGCGACCGGGAGCTTCGGGGCCAACATGCAGGTCACGCTGGTCAACGACGGCCCGGTGACGATCATCGTCGAGGCGGCCGGCGGGAGGGTGCTCTGA